The following are encoded together in the Chlorocebus sabaeus isolate Y175 chromosome 20, mChlSab1.0.hap1, whole genome shotgun sequence genome:
- the TAGLN2 gene encoding transgelin-2, whose translation MANRGPAYGLSREVQQKIEKQYDADLEQILIQWITTQCRKDVGRPQPGRENFQNWLKDGTVLCELINALYPEGQAPVKKIQASTMAFKQMEQISQFLQAAERYGINTTDIFQTVDLWEGKNMACVQRTLMNLGGLAVARDDGLFSGDPNWFPKKSKENPRNFSDNQLQEGKNVIGLQMGTNRGASQAGMTGYGMPRQIL comes from the exons ATGGCTAACAGGGGACCTGCATATGGCCTGAGCCGGGAGGTGCAGCAGAAGATTGAGAAACAGTATGATGCAGATCTGGAGCAGATCCTGATCCAGTGGATCACCACCCAGTGCCGAAAGGATGTGGGCCGGCCCCAGCCTGGACGTGAGAACTTCCAGAACTGGCTCAAGGATGGCACG GTGCTATGTGAGCTCATTAATGCACTGTACCCCGAGGGGCAGGCCCCAGTAAAGAAGATCCAGGCCTCCACCATGGCCTTCAAGCAGATGGAGCAGATCTCTCAGTTCCTGCAAGCAGCTGAGCGCTATGGCATTAACACCACCGACATCTTCCAAACTGTGGACCTCTGGGAAG GAAAGAACATGGCCTGTGTGCAGCGGACGCTGATGAATCTGGGTGGGCTGGCAGTAGCGCGGGATGATGGACTCTTCTCTGGGGATCCCAATTGGTTCCCTAA GAAATCCAAGGAGAATCCTCGGAACTTTTCGGACAACCAGCTGCAAGAGGGCAAGAACGTGATCGGGTTACAGATGGGCACCAACCGCGGGGCATCTCAGGCAGGCATGACTGGCTACGGGATGCCACGCCAGATCCTCTGA